The proteins below are encoded in one region of Aquisphaera giovannonii:
- a CDS encoding dihydroorotate dehydrogenase gives MLDLRVSLGRLGLRNPILVASGTFGYVREMAGFVRLDRLGGVIPKTVTFRPRAGNPTPRTAETASGLLNAIGLDNDGIGHFIDHHLPYLRTLDTAVIANIAGEDLDQFVEMAAMLGREEGVAAVELNISCPNVSHGLDLGIDPRSVGRLVADVREACPLPLIAKLTPNVTDIVPIAAAAAEAGADAVSLINTVKGMAVDWRRRRPILANDIGGLSGPAIKPIALRMVWEVSRALPGFPIVGIGGITTAADALEFLVAGASAVQVGTATFFNPSAAQDLLESMHTLLEKEGVEDIPSLVGSLRSNKPGS, from the coding sequence GTGCTGGATCTTCGCGTGAGCCTCGGCCGACTGGGCCTGCGGAACCCCATCCTGGTCGCGTCCGGGACCTTCGGCTACGTCCGCGAGATGGCCGGTTTCGTCCGCCTGGACCGGCTCGGCGGCGTCATCCCCAAGACGGTGACCTTCAGGCCACGCGCCGGCAACCCCACCCCGAGGACCGCCGAGACCGCCTCCGGCCTGCTCAACGCGATCGGGCTGGACAACGACGGGATCGGCCATTTCATCGACCATCACCTCCCCTACCTAAGGACCCTGGACACGGCGGTGATTGCCAACATCGCCGGCGAGGACCTCGACCAGTTCGTGGAGATGGCGGCCATGCTGGGCCGCGAGGAGGGCGTCGCCGCGGTGGAGCTGAATATCTCGTGCCCCAACGTCAGCCACGGCCTGGACCTGGGGATCGATCCCCGTTCCGTCGGCCGGCTCGTGGCCGATGTGCGCGAGGCGTGCCCGCTGCCTCTCATCGCCAAGCTCACGCCGAACGTGACCGACATCGTCCCCATCGCCGCCGCCGCGGCGGAGGCCGGCGCCGACGCGGTGAGCCTCATCAATACCGTCAAGGGCATGGCCGTGGACTGGAGGCGACGGCGGCCCATCCTGGCCAACGACATCGGCGGCCTGAGCGGCCCGGCGATCAAGCCGATCGCGCTGCGCATGGTCTGGGAAGTGTCGCGAGCCCTGCCGGGCTTCCCGATCGTCGGAATCGGCGGCATCACCACCGCGGCCGACGCCCTCGAGTTCCTCGTCGCGGGCGCCTCCGCCGTCCAGGTCGGCACGGCAACATTCTTCAACCCCTCGGCCGCCCAGGATCTGCTGGAGTCGATGCACACTCTCCTGGAGAAGGAAGGTGTCGAGGATATCCCTTCCTTGGTCGGCTCGCTCAGGTCGAACAAGCCGGGTTCCTGA
- a CDS encoding heavy metal translocating P-type ATPase, producing the protein MDIAITFPARGQIRLDSHHLFSEPGNDDCRRFLERVFHAPEITDVTIDASRKAGTSPFAELRFCPSTYALPEVVKRISTCLDPGRTAGHAPPTEGAAGRGTAIRSVTPVRDEKGKIRYFRYGSVVTNWEVLHEIPGRLRMRNPAIHRRSELCQAIERELMSVLGVDSYKTNPLTSTVLVQYDPVELTRDQIIEIIDGALHSTERPEQKDKADLHLPLCTLSLPIAAFAQFAAPAMLPAAALLFAYTSIPTFKEARQVLFEEKRLGVDVLDSIVVIGCLGTMSIFPGAVLCWCLSFGRVLVKRTQDNSKKLLLNAFGKQPRFVWLYRDGVEVQVSMDRLQAGDTIVVNTGEVVPVDGVISEGLAMIDQHALTGESTPAEKGVGDRVFASTLMVAGKVLVSVEKSGSETASAKISQILNDTAGYKLASQHKGERLADKAVIPTLAIGSVGMATMGPAGAVAVLNSDFGTGIRMAAPLAMLSSLALSASKGILVKDGRALELMNEVDTVLFDKTGTLTRERPEVGRIHAEDGLTEEQVLLYAAAAERKFHHPIALAILHKAKELDLDLPETDETQYKVGYGITVHIDGHVVRVGSKRFMELEGLPIGEGILEALEECHREGHTMVMVGVDDRVGGAIELHAAVRPEVREIVEGLRARGIKHIAIISGDHEAPTKKLAESLGMDRYFAQVLPADKADHVATLQAEGRKVCFVGDGINDSIALKKANVSISLRGASSIATDTAHIVFMEQGLSKLCDLRDIARDLDRNVKRSWTMILVPNIACIAGVFTLGFGIMMSVVTNNVAAIGALANGMMPLRKIAEIEAEKKHEQEMRRAYGLARKTL; encoded by the coding sequence ATGGATATCGCCATCACCTTCCCGGCTCGCGGCCAGATCCGCCTCGACAGCCACCACCTGTTCTCGGAGCCGGGCAACGACGATTGCCGCCGATTCCTGGAGCGCGTCTTCCACGCGCCCGAGATCACCGACGTGACGATCGACGCGAGCCGCAAGGCCGGGACCTCGCCGTTCGCGGAGCTGAGGTTCTGCCCGTCCACCTACGCCCTCCCGGAGGTCGTCAAGCGGATCTCGACTTGCCTCGATCCGGGACGGACGGCCGGCCACGCCCCGCCGACCGAGGGTGCCGCCGGCAGGGGGACGGCCATCCGGAGCGTGACGCCCGTCCGCGACGAGAAGGGGAAGATCCGCTACTTCCGCTACGGTTCGGTCGTCACGAACTGGGAGGTGCTGCACGAGATCCCCGGCCGCCTCCGGATGAGGAATCCCGCCATCCACCGCCGGTCCGAGCTCTGCCAGGCGATCGAGCGCGAGCTGATGAGCGTGCTGGGGGTGGACTCTTACAAGACGAATCCGCTCACCTCCACGGTCCTGGTGCAGTATGACCCGGTGGAGCTGACTCGGGACCAGATCATCGAGATCATCGACGGGGCGCTGCACTCCACCGAGCGGCCGGAGCAGAAGGACAAGGCGGACCTGCACCTGCCGCTCTGCACGCTTTCGCTGCCGATCGCGGCATTCGCCCAGTTCGCGGCGCCCGCGATGCTGCCGGCGGCGGCCTTGCTGTTCGCGTACACGTCGATCCCGACGTTCAAGGAGGCACGCCAGGTCCTCTTCGAAGAGAAGCGGCTGGGCGTGGACGTCCTGGACTCCATCGTGGTCATCGGCTGCCTGGGGACGATGTCCATCTTCCCCGGCGCGGTCCTCTGCTGGTGCCTCAGCTTCGGCCGGGTGCTCGTCAAGCGGACGCAGGACAACTCCAAGAAGCTCCTCCTCAACGCCTTCGGCAAGCAACCCCGATTCGTCTGGCTGTACCGGGACGGCGTCGAGGTGCAGGTCTCGATGGATCGGCTCCAGGCCGGCGACACCATCGTCGTCAACACCGGCGAGGTCGTCCCGGTGGACGGGGTCATCTCCGAAGGCCTGGCGATGATCGACCAGCACGCCCTGACCGGCGAGTCCACGCCGGCCGAGAAGGGGGTCGGGGACCGCGTCTTCGCCTCCACGCTGATGGTCGCGGGCAAGGTCCTCGTGTCCGTCGAGAAGTCCGGCAGCGAGACGGCGTCCGCCAAGATCAGCCAGATCCTCAACGACACGGCCGGCTACAAGCTCGCGTCCCAGCACAAGGGGGAGCGGCTGGCCGACAAGGCCGTGATCCCGACCCTGGCCATCGGCTCGGTGGGCATGGCCACCATGGGCCCGGCCGGTGCGGTCGCCGTGCTCAACAGCGACTTCGGGACCGGCATCCGGATGGCGGCCCCGCTGGCCATGCTGTCCTCGCTGGCGCTCAGCGCCAGCAAGGGGATCCTCGTCAAGGACGGGAGGGCCCTGGAGCTGATGAACGAGGTGGACACCGTCCTCTTCGACAAGACCGGCACGCTCACCCGCGAGCGGCCGGAGGTCGGCCGCATCCACGCGGAGGACGGCCTCACCGAGGAGCAGGTCCTCCTCTACGCCGCCGCCGCCGAGCGGAAGTTCCACCACCCGATCGCGCTGGCCATCCTCCACAAGGCGAAGGAGCTGGACCTCGACCTGCCGGAGACGGACGAGACCCAGTACAAGGTCGGCTACGGGATCACCGTCCACATCGACGGCCACGTCGTCCGCGTCGGCAGCAAGCGGTTCATGGAGCTCGAGGGCCTGCCCATCGGCGAGGGCATCCTCGAGGCGCTCGAGGAGTGCCACCGCGAGGGCCACACGATGGTCATGGTCGGCGTGGACGACCGCGTCGGCGGGGCGATCGAGCTGCACGCCGCGGTCCGCCCCGAGGTCCGCGAGATCGTCGAGGGCCTCCGCGCCCGCGGCATCAAGCACATCGCGATCATCTCCGGCGACCACGAGGCGCCCACGAAGAAGCTGGCCGAGTCCCTGGGCATGGACCGCTACTTCGCCCAGGTCCTCCCGGCGGACAAGGCCGACCACGTGGCCACGCTCCAGGCCGAGGGGAGGAAGGTCTGCTTCGTCGGCGACGGCATCAACGACTCGATCGCGTTGAAGAAGGCGAACGTGTCCATCTCCCTGAGGGGGGCCTCGTCGATCGCCACGGACACCGCCCACATCGTCTTCATGGAGCAGGGGCTGTCAAAGCTCTGCGACCTGCGCGACATCGCCCGGGACCTGGACCGGAACGTCAAGCGGAGCTGGACCATGATCCTCGTCCCGAATATCGCCTGCATCGCGGGCGTCTTCACGCTGGGCTTCGGGATCATGATGTCCGTGGTCACGAACAACGTCGCCGCCATCGGGGCGCTCGCCAACGGGATGATGCCGCTCCGCAAGATCGCCGAGATCGAGGCGGAGAAGAAGCACGAGCAGGAGATGAGGAGGGCCTATGGCCTGGCGCGAAAGACTCTATGA